In Candidatus Eisenbacteria bacterium, a single window of DNA contains:
- a CDS encoding diadenylate cyclase, with the protein MSIAVLQKLCSQIPWCELAVLEPTVELALEIAREGREGRRIGTLFTLGNAEAVLAASRPLILDPLAAHAPARTHITDPNLRGTIKELAQLDGAFVISEAGTFVAACRYLDASGEHIDLPLGLGSRHLAAASISQKVGSIAIVISESGVVRVFHRGVIEAALIPELWLLDRHHPELGGRGVEDRPRGVEVLTVEPVSDE; encoded by the coding sequence ATGAGCATCGCGGTTCTGCAGAAGTTGTGTAGCCAGATCCCGTGGTGCGAGCTGGCTGTTCTCGAGCCGACGGTGGAGCTGGCACTCGAGATTGCTCGCGAAGGTCGTGAAGGCCGCCGCATCGGCACGCTCTTCACCCTCGGTAACGCTGAAGCAGTACTTGCGGCGTCTCGACCGCTCATACTCGATCCTTTGGCGGCTCACGCACCTGCGCGCACGCACATCACCGATCCGAATCTGCGCGGCACGATCAAAGAGCTGGCCCAGCTCGATGGCGCCTTCGTGATCTCGGAAGCCGGAACGTTTGTGGCCGCGTGTCGTTATCTCGACGCATCCGGCGAGCACATTGATCTCCCGCTCGGACTCGGAAGCCGCCATTTGGCGGCGGCGTCGATTTCGCAGAAAGTGGGCTCCATCGCCATCGTCATCTCCGAGAGCGGTGTCGTCCGTGTATTCCATCGCGGGGTGATTGAGGCCGCGCTCATCCCAGAACTGTGGCTACTGGATCGCCACCATCCTGAACTCGGCGGGCGCGGCGTCGAAGACCGCCCGCGCGGCGTTGAGGTGCTGACCGTTGAGCCTGTGAGCGACGAATAA
- a CDS encoding TraM recognition domain-containing protein, whose product MQPAVTVQALLQFRSRQRANVGETDPTGDERTFALSRQARLIPIVATQSVSALRSALPGDESWRTLLQCFRTKLFLATSDEFTARAAADLCGRRDPKVRVAADFLKRIASEPDGLR is encoded by the coding sequence GTGCAACCCGCTGTCACGGTCCAGGCCCTGCTGCAGTTCCGCAGTCGTCAGCGCGCGAACGTCGGCGAAACCGACCCGACGGGCGACGAGCGCACCTTCGCGTTGTCGCGGCAGGCACGGCTGATTCCCATCGTCGCGACCCAGAGCGTCAGTGCGCTGCGTTCCGCGCTGCCCGGTGACGAGAGTTGGCGCACGTTGCTCCAGTGTTTCCGGACCAAGTTGTTCCTCGCGACCAGCGACGAGTTCACCGCGCGAGCTGCGGCGGATCTCTGCGGTCGGCGCGACCCCAAGGTCCGCGTGGCGGCTGACTTCCTCAAGCGAATTGCGAGTGAGCCTGACGGCCTTCGCTAG
- a CDS encoding rhodanese-like domain-containing protein, with the protein MLNVQTDKFFAGELIPGSRRVPLDAIGPGTPELAKDAEIVTYCGGPACSQSIEAATKLTELGYTNVRAYREGLEGWKAAGNEVVAPSPAPAA; encoded by the coding sequence GTGCTGAACGTGCAGACGGACAAGTTCTTCGCCGGCGAGTTGATCCCCGGCTCGCGGCGAGTGCCGCTCGATGCGATCGGGCCTGGCACTCCTGAACTGGCGAAGGATGCGGAGATCGTGACCTACTGCGGGGGGCCAGCGTGCTCGCAGAGCATCGAGGCGGCGACGAAACTGACCGAACTGGGCTACACGAACGTCCGCGCCTACCGTGAGGGGCTGGAGGGCTGGAAAGCGGCCGGCAACGAAGTCGTTGCACCGAGTCCGGCGCCAGCCGCATGA